From a single Asticcacaulis sp. MM231 genomic region:
- a CDS encoding glycosyltransferase family 1 protein codes for MRILLATDAWEPQVNGVVTTLRRTIEECEKLGHEFHIIDYNQFKTVSWPDYPEVKLALGCYEEVRGIMLDYEPDAIHIATEGFVGLAARRVCQEFKLPFTTSYHTKFPEYVSARLPVPLSVGYAFMRWFHKPSGRVMVATPTLQKDLEARGFINISPWTRGVDTEMFRPGLEPINGDLPRPIMTYVGRIAIEKNLEAFLKLDLPGTKVLVGKGPQLEELKEKYPDAVFAGPQFGDDLARYYCDSDVFVFPSLTDTFGLVITEAMATGTPVAAFPAHGPIDIIPGSGAGAINEDLKVAIEEALKIDRKDVRAYAEKFSWRACAEEFLRNLEPYPEPAKTKLWTKLRQLPRKMRRKKKETT; via the coding sequence TTGCGTATCTTGCTGGCAACCGACGCATGGGAACCTCAGGTCAATGGCGTGGTGACGACGCTGCGCCGCACCATCGAGGAATGTGAAAAGCTCGGTCATGAGTTCCACATCATCGATTATAACCAATTCAAGACCGTGTCATGGCCTGATTATCCCGAGGTCAAGCTGGCGCTTGGCTGCTACGAGGAAGTGCGCGGCATCATGCTCGATTATGAGCCCGACGCCATCCATATCGCCACCGAAGGCTTCGTCGGCTTGGCGGCGCGGCGCGTCTGTCAGGAATTCAAACTGCCCTTCACCACCAGCTATCATACCAAATTTCCCGAATATGTCAGTGCCCGCCTGCCGGTGCCCCTGAGCGTCGGCTACGCTTTCATGCGCTGGTTCCACAAGCCGTCAGGCCGCGTTATGGTGGCGACCCCGACCCTGCAAAAGGATCTGGAAGCGCGCGGCTTCATCAATATCTCGCCGTGGACGCGTGGCGTCGATACCGAGATGTTCCGCCCTGGCCTTGAGCCGATCAATGGCGACCTGCCACGCCCGATCATGACCTATGTCGGCCGCATCGCCATCGAAAAGAACCTGGAAGCCTTCCTCAAGCTCGACCTGCCCGGCACCAAGGTGCTGGTCGGCAAGGGACCGCAACTGGAAGAACTGAAGGAAAAGTACCCTGATGCCGTTTTCGCCGGTCCGCAGTTCGGCGATGATCTGGCGCGCTACTATTGCGATTCCGACGTCTTCGTCTTCCCGTCGCTGACCGACACCTTCGGCCTGGTAATCACAGAGGCCATGGCTACCGGCACACCGGTCGCTGCCTTCCCGGCGCACGGCCCCATCGATATCATTCCCGGCTCCGGCGCCGGCGCGATCAATGAAGACCTGAAAGTCGCCATCGAGGAAGCGCTCAAGATCGATCGCAAAGACGTGCGGGCCTATGCCGAAAAGTTCTCGTGGCGGGCCTGCGCGGAAGAGTTCCTGCGCAATCTCGAACCCTATCCCGAACCAGCCAAAACGAAACTTTGGACCAAGCTGCGTCAGCTTCCGCGCAAGATGCGCCGCAAGAAAAAAGAAACGACTTGA
- the panD gene encoding aspartate 1-decarboxylase: MRHVLRSKIHNAYVTEANLAYIGSITIDEDLMEAVGLWEGERVLVVSNTSGHRLETYVITGERGSGTIAMNGAAAHLINELEQIIIMGFELTDAPIIPSVVLVDRHNKLDRYLSETPSQTV, encoded by the coding sequence ATGCGTCACGTTCTCCGCTCCAAGATCCATAACGCCTATGTCACCGAGGCCAATCTGGCCTATATCGGCTCGATCACCATCGACGAAGATCTGATGGAGGCCGTGGGGCTATGGGAAGGCGAGCGCGTCCTGGTGGTCTCCAATACATCGGGCCACCGTCTGGAGACCTATGTCATCACCGGCGAACGCGGTTCGGGCACCATCGCCATGAACGGGGCGGCGGCGCACCTGATCAATGAGTTGGAACAGATCATCATCATGGGTTTTGAGCTGACGGATGCACCGATTATCCCCAGTGTTGTGCTTGTTGACCGCCACAATAAACTTGACCGCTATCTGTCCGAAACACCCTCCCAAACCGTGTGA
- a CDS encoding helix-turn-helix transcriptional regulator gives MDSLETWQCVGDIFDKFQDVICNFFKWNCARDGAAPDFQWQMNLGVLKSQDDNHQPHILMARLISTSGFVQIQANSTSDLVIIMPVKGYLMLKRGGDSQKVMPGKAMIYQPLGETHISHVADGQTGEAYIIKLGFTWVQRFLFDIVQLPVERDLHLGPVIDLSSPQAKVLSRLIATLCSDAFTFQSRDLSRTLQHRLAETFGHLLLESIPHRYSERMKTGKADPMPNYLRVARDYMHREARSNPSMNVVARAANISVRTLETSFRTHMDVTPHTYLRTVRLKMTREALSDGRDQRSIADVAAAHGFPHAGRFAQYYADLFGEAPSQTRRKGPSA, from the coding sequence TTGGATTCTCTCGAGACATGGCAGTGTGTCGGCGATATTTTCGATAAATTTCAGGATGTCATCTGCAATTTCTTCAAATGGAACTGCGCCCGTGACGGCGCCGCCCCTGATTTTCAGTGGCAGATGAATCTGGGTGTGTTGAAGTCACAAGACGATAACCACCAGCCGCATATCCTGATGGCGCGCCTAATCTCGACCTCGGGTTTTGTGCAGATTCAGGCCAATTCCACCTCGGATCTTGTCATCATCATGCCGGTCAAGGGCTACCTGATGCTCAAGCGCGGTGGCGACAGTCAGAAAGTCATGCCTGGCAAGGCAATGATTTACCAGCCTCTGGGCGAGACCCATATCAGCCACGTCGCCGATGGCCAGACCGGTGAAGCCTATATTATAAAGCTCGGCTTCACTTGGGTGCAGCGTTTCCTTTTCGATATCGTTCAGTTGCCGGTTGAGCGCGACCTGCATCTGGGGCCTGTGATCGATTTGTCTTCGCCCCAGGCAAAAGTGTTGTCACGCCTGATCGCCACCCTGTGTTCGGATGCCTTCACCTTCCAGAGCCGCGATCTGTCGCGCACGCTTCAGCACCGTCTGGCCGAGACGTTCGGCCATCTGCTGCTGGAGAGTATTCCGCATCGTTATTCGGAACGCATGAAGACCGGCAAGGCCGATCCGATGCCGAACTATCTGCGTGTGGCGCGCGATTATATGCACCGCGAGGCGCGTAGCAATCCAAGTATGAATGTAGTTGCCAGAGCCGCCAATATCAGCGTCCGCACGCTGGAAACCAGCTTCCGCACCCATATGGACGTAACGCCTCACACTTATCTGCGCACCGTCCGGCTCAAGATGACGCGCGAGGCCCTGAGTGACGGACGTGATCAGCGCTCCATTGCCGATGTGGCCGCGGCACATGGTTTTCCCCACGCAGGACGGTTCGCGCAATACTATGCCGATCTGTTTGGTGAAGCGCCTTCGCAAACGCGTCGCAAGGGGCCTTCTGCTTAA
- a CDS encoding AraC family transcriptional regulator codes for MAGFQSGDFYGASAFGRRLPGLGLAHINATIPEHEVKEHSHEGAHFVLATRGRYISTAADCDDHEGPVLIYNPPDIVHRDRFSAGNEGRDWFFALSFDSDLWAEVTSDVTLPTYARGLSDMRILRATIRLLRAAGGDATRLDLETLALELVAGAAQPHRLSNLYPSWLDGARSFIADHAFDDIGVADVAEAAGVHRVYLARQYRRWLGCSPGDDLRRRRVDRATHLMMAGKAPLSDIALAAGFCDQSHLNRVFAAHWGMSPAQFQRLAR; via the coding sequence ATGGCAGGTTTTCAGTCTGGAGACTTTTACGGCGCCAGCGCATTCGGGCGCAGGTTGCCCGGTCTTGGGCTGGCGCATATCAACGCCACCATTCCGGAGCATGAGGTGAAGGAGCACAGCCACGAAGGCGCGCACTTCGTGCTGGCGACGCGCGGCCGCTACATCTCGACCGCAGCCGATTGCGACGATCATGAAGGGCCTGTGCTGATCTATAATCCGCCGGATATCGTTCATCGTGATCGTTTCTCCGCCGGCAACGAGGGCCGGGACTGGTTTTTCGCCCTCAGTTTCGATAGCGATCTCTGGGCCGAGGTGACGAGCGACGTTACACTTCCGACCTATGCGCGTGGCCTTTCCGACATGAGGATTTTACGCGCCACGATAAGGCTTCTGCGCGCCGCCGGCGGTGACGCGACAAGGCTCGATCTCGAAACCTTGGCGCTGGAACTGGTCGCAGGTGCCGCACAGCCTCACAGGCTGTCCAACCTTTATCCCTCGTGGCTTGACGGTGCACGCAGCTTCATTGCCGACCACGCTTTCGACGATATAGGCGTGGCGGATGTCGCCGAAGCGGCGGGCGTCCATCGCGTCTATCTGGCGCGGCAGTATCGTCGCTGGCTGGGTTGCTCGCCGGGCGATGATTTGCGCCGACGCAGGGTTGATCGCGCTACGCACCTGATGATGGCCGGAAAGGCGCCCTTAAGCGACATCGCACTTGCTGCCGGTTTCTGCGATCAGAGCCACCTTAACCGCGTCTTTGCCGCTCATTGGGGCATGTCGCCGGCACAATTCCAGCGTCTGGCGCGCTAA
- the phnD gene encoding phosphate/phosphite/phosphonate ABC transporter substrate-binding protein: MKALSRKACVAGLCGMAALLALPACERFGNGITARSEIGFSIPIAEKTPQSKAETKAETEARWAPLLADLAKQTGLTIKAVYADDYEAQRSAFQGRKVQAGWFENLSGAEAVTQDHGEVFAEVEGVDALQSLIIVPAESKLTPGDLLKCDKRLSLALGDTPSTFDTPLYTLFQPAKVDPEACFKTTRETGPDKAIAGVLKGTFSAAAIDSAHLLKVQQGDAETFKKLKVIWASEPLAEDVLIYREDLDPVTKEKLRSFFLSYGRAPGVEGDRQRAVLSRLGFAGFSPEDDGHFVPIRLMRASVELMQAERGGKAHDIETARQNLSDIQAEQRALDAKTAPQLLADPETPTSSAK; encoded by the coding sequence GTGAAAGCTTTATCACGCAAGGCGTGCGTGGCCGGGCTGTGCGGCATGGCCGCGCTGCTGGCCTTGCCGGCCTGTGAGCGCTTTGGCAATGGCATTACGGCGCGTTCCGAAATTGGCTTTTCCATCCCGATCGCTGAAAAAACGCCACAGAGCAAGGCGGAGACCAAGGCAGAGACCGAGGCGCGCTGGGCGCCGCTGCTGGCCGATCTGGCCAAACAGACCGGTCTGACCATCAAGGCCGTCTATGCCGATGATTATGAGGCGCAACGCAGCGCCTTTCAGGGCCGCAAGGTGCAGGCCGGCTGGTTCGAAAACCTGTCGGGCGCCGAGGCGGTGACGCAGGATCATGGCGAGGTGTTCGCCGAAGTCGAAGGCGTCGATGCGCTGCAAAGCCTGATCATCGTGCCGGCGGAATCGAAACTCACCCCTGGCGACCTTTTGAAGTGCGACAAGCGCCTGAGCCTGGCCCTGGGCGATACGCCCTCGACCTTCGATACGCCGCTGTATACTCTGTTTCAACCCGCCAAGGTCGATCCTGAAGCCTGCTTCAAAACGACCCGTGAGACGGGGCCGGACAAGGCGATCGCCGGGGTGCTCAAGGGGACCTTCAGCGCCGCTGCCATCGATTCCGCCCACCTGCTCAAGGTGCAGCAAGGCGACGCGGAAACTTTTAAAAAGCTCAAGGTGATATGGGCCTCCGAACCTTTGGCGGAAGACGTGCTGATCTATCGTGAGGATCTCGATCCGGTCACCAAGGAAAAGCTGCGCTCGTTTTTCCTGAGCTACGGTCGTGCGCCGGGTGTCGAAGGTGATCGTCAGCGCGCCGTGCTGAGCCGGCTGGGTTTTGCGGGCTTCTCGCCGGAAGACGATGGCCATTTCGTACCCATCCGGCTTATGCGGGCGTCCGTTGAGCTTATGCAGGCTGAACGTGGCGGCAAGGCGCATGACATCGAGACGGCGCGCCAAAACCTCAGCGATATTCAGGCCGAACAGCGAGCGCTCGACGCCAAAACGGCGCCGCAACTGCTGGCCGATCCGGAAACGCCGACCAGTTCGGCAAAATAA
- a CDS encoding Rrf2 family transcriptional regulator, with amino-acid sequence MKRDSKLSGILHVLLHMSSLDTPVTSEKLAAMMSTNPVVVRRIMAGLRERGLVHSEKGHGGGWTITRDLETVTMADVYAAVGAPEVFALGNRSEQPSCLVEQAVNAALDDAFAEAEALLMSRFAGVTLGALAADFRQRLKARHQSLEEQHHDL; translated from the coding sequence ATGAAAAGGGACAGCAAACTTTCAGGCATTCTCCACGTGCTTCTACACATGTCGAGCCTCGACACTCCAGTCACTTCTGAAAAGCTTGCGGCAATGATGAGCACCAACCCGGTGGTCGTCCGCCGCATCATGGCAGGCCTGCGCGAACGCGGCCTAGTCCACTCGGAAAAAGGCCATGGCGGTGGCTGGACTATCACTCGCGATCTCGAAACCGTCACCATGGCCGATGTATATGCCGCCGTCGGGGCGCCCGAGGTCTTCGCGCTCGGTAACCGCAGCGAACAGCCGTCATGCCTGGTCGAACAGGCGGTCAATGCCGCCCTCGACGATGCCTTCGCCGAGGCCGAAGCGTTGCTGATGTCGCGCTTCGCCGGCGTCACACTCGGCGCTCTGGCCGCTGATTTCAGGCAGCGTCTAAAGGCGCGGCACCAATCCCTTGAGGAGCAACATCATGATCTATGA
- a CDS encoding NAD(P)/FAD-dependent oxidoreductase, giving the protein MIYDVIIIGGSFAGLSAAMQLGRGRRSVCVIDTGQPRNRFAKHSHGFFAHDGDAPLALIGAGRDKVVAYPNITFIDAEATDVRGQNEGFIVSAGDQDIHSRKLILAFGIRDNLPDMPGLTERWGTSVLHCPYCHGYEFKGRPLGVLSTTAMSAHQALMIPEWGPTTFFLNGGEMPDSQTRARLQQRQVVIEPGRINGFTGGAPSLTGVTLEDGRTVPVVALYLGSRTELNSPIAEKLGCGLQDGLFGPVVQIDTMGQTSVAGVYAAGDIAHSTHNATWATSSGVMAGSAAHRSLIFDPLGMTF; this is encoded by the coding sequence ATGATCTATGACGTCATCATCATCGGCGGCAGTTTCGCCGGTCTTTCCGCCGCCATGCAACTGGGGCGTGGCCGTCGCTCGGTCTGTGTGATCGATACCGGCCAGCCGCGCAACCGTTTCGCCAAGCACTCACACGGCTTTTTTGCCCATGATGGTGACGCCCCCCTGGCCCTGATCGGCGCCGGACGCGACAAGGTGGTTGCCTATCCCAATATCACCTTTATCGATGCGGAAGCGACAGATGTCCGTGGTCAGAACGAAGGCTTTATTGTCAGCGCCGGAGACCAGGACATCCACAGTCGCAAACTGATCCTCGCCTTTGGCATCCGCGACAACCTGCCCGACATGCCGGGTCTGACGGAGCGCTGGGGCACTTCTGTGCTTCATTGCCCCTATTGCCATGGTTATGAGTTCAAGGGGCGTCCGCTGGGCGTGCTTAGTACCACGGCCATGTCGGCCCATCAGGCCTTGATGATTCCCGAATGGGGACCAACCACTTTCTTCCTCAATGGCGGCGAGATGCCCGACAGCCAAACGCGGGCGCGACTGCAACAGCGGCAAGTGGTTATCGAACCGGGCCGCATCAACGGATTTACCGGCGGGGCGCCCAGCCTGACAGGCGTTACTCTGGAAGACGGCCGGACGGTGCCGGTGGTCGCGCTCTATCTCGGCTCTCGCACCGAACTGAATAGCCCGATCGCTGAGAAACTGGGCTGCGGTTTGCAGGATGGCCTGTTCGGCCCCGTCGTCCAAATCGACACTATGGGCCAAACCAGCGTGGCCGGCGTGTATGCGGCGGGTGATATCGCCCACTCCACCCATAACGCGACCTGGGCCACCTCATCTGGCGTGATGGCAGGCTCGGCGGCACACCGCTCCCTGATCTTTGATCCGCTCGGCATGACGTTTTAA
- a CDS encoding TetR/AcrR family transcriptional regulator → MRLFAELGYDRAGNAAIAEACGLTRGAMLYHFPTREDLVEAAAWHIHAAREVAFEAEAKKLKPDQDALDGAIEAYWRLLSSVPFAAFLALERAARQDVDVAKAIRPAQEAFDNAAMGRATPGFIMAGNDARFQASRDLARFALDGMHRAALTYENDARIENVLTVIKRAVHMLNRKGDVTDLWGD, encoded by the coding sequence ATGCGCCTGTTTGCCGAGCTGGGGTATGATCGTGCTGGCAATGCCGCCATCGCCGAGGCCTGCGGTCTGACCCGCGGCGCCATGCTGTACCACTTCCCTACCCGTGAAGATCTGGTCGAAGCCGCCGCCTGGCATATCCATGCGGCGCGTGAAGTCGCTTTTGAGGCCGAGGCCAAGAAACTGAAGCCCGATCAGGATGCGCTCGATGGTGCGATCGAGGCCTATTGGCGCCTGCTCAGTTCGGTGCCGTTTGCAGCCTTCCTGGCGTTAGAGCGCGCCGCGCGTCAGGATGTCGATGTCGCCAAGGCCATCCGTCCCGCTCAGGAAGCCTTCGATAACGCCGCCATGGGCCGCGCCACGCCGGGCTTCATCATGGCGGGCAATGATGCGCGTTTTCAGGCCAGCCGCGATCTGGCGCGTTTCGCGCTTGACGGCATGCACCGCGCCGCTCTGACCTATGAGAATGACGCCCGTATCGAGAACGTCCTGACCGTGATCAAACGTGCTGTCCATATGCTCAACCGCAAGGGCGACGTCACGGATTTGTGGGGCGACTGA
- a CDS encoding flavin reductase family protein, translated as MRHDPFNAIVGPRPIGWIATVNAEGQRNLAPYSFFNAFNYTPPIIGFSSTSLKDTARNIRDTGEFVWNLATKDLAEAMNASCAMLPPEVDEFDLAGLEAIPSHLVKPPRVRSSPVSFECRLTQQFPLLAADGTETPAVMTFGEVVCIHIDDRLLDDGVYQTIVADPILRGGGPGDYFTLSEAAKFVMLRPR; from the coding sequence TTGCGCCATGACCCTTTTAACGCGATTGTCGGGCCGCGCCCGATCGGATGGATAGCGACGGTCAATGCCGAGGGGCAGCGCAATCTGGCGCCCTACAGCTTCTTCAACGCCTTCAACTACACGCCACCGATCATCGGCTTTTCTTCGACCAGCCTGAAGGATACCGCGCGCAATATACGCGATACCGGTGAGTTTGTCTGGAACCTGGCCACGAAAGACCTGGCCGAGGCGATGAATGCCTCATGCGCCATGCTGCCGCCGGAGGTGGATGAGTTCGATCTGGCTGGCCTGGAAGCCATACCATCACATCTCGTCAAACCACCGCGTGTGCGCTCAAGTCCTGTGAGTTTTGAATGCCGCCTGACCCAACAATTTCCACTGCTGGCGGCGGATGGCACCGAGACACCCGCCGTCATGACCTTCGGCGAAGTGGTCTGCATCCATATCGATGATCGCCTGCTTGACGATGGCGTCTATCAGACCATCGTCGCCGATCCGATCCTGCGCGGCGGCGGTCCAGGTGACTATTTCACCCTCTCCGAAGCCGCTAAATTCGTCATGCTGCGCCCCCGCTAA
- a CDS encoding serine hydrolase has protein sequence MSRMFAAVLSLSFVLSSPVVAQNKSPKNDWPIATPASQGLSPDKLAAMSAAIRKGDYQQITSVLIARHGQLVFEDYYDDQGTDGVRNTRSATKTVTGMLAGAAIAHGDIPAITTPILPYLADKQPLENADPRKGKITVEDLLTMSSLLECDDENQFSRGNEERMYLIEDWVKFYLDLPVKGFPAWVSKPAESPHGRSFAYCTAGVTTLGAVIQRATKIPLPDYARKVLFAPLDIETAEWQFSPLGQAQGGGGLGLKSRDLLKLGQLYANGGTWGGQQIIPAAWVKASVSPQAQVDDTRNYGYLLWLYPYAHKGVSHPAWQMAGTGGNKVVAIPDLDMVITITTTNYGVRNPHVISDKLISDVILDAVEP, from the coding sequence ATGTCCCGTATGTTTGCCGCTGTGCTGTCTTTGTCGTTTGTATTGTCCTCTCCGGTCGTCGCCCAAAACAAGAGTCCCAAAAATGACTGGCCGATCGCCACACCCGCCTCGCAGGGTTTGTCGCCCGATAAGCTGGCGGCCATGTCAGCCGCCATCCGCAAGGGTGACTATCAGCAGATTACAAGCGTGCTGATTGCCCGCCATGGCCAGCTAGTTTTTGAGGACTACTACGATGATCAGGGGACGGATGGTGTGCGCAACACCCGCTCCGCCACCAAGACAGTGACCGGGATGCTTGCCGGCGCGGCCATAGCGCACGGCGACATTCCCGCCATCACCACGCCGATCCTGCCCTATCTGGCCGATAAGCAACCCCTGGAAAATGCCGATCCGCGAAAAGGTAAGATCACGGTTGAGGATCTGCTGACCATGAGTTCCCTGCTGGAATGCGACGATGAAAACCAGTTTTCACGCGGCAATGAGGAGCGCATGTACCTGATCGAGGATTGGGTGAAGTTTTATCTCGATTTGCCGGTCAAGGGTTTTCCCGCCTGGGTATCAAAGCCGGCGGAGTCGCCACACGGCAGGTCCTTTGCCTATTGCACGGCGGGCGTTACGACGCTTGGTGCCGTTATCCAGCGCGCCACCAAAATCCCCTTGCCCGATTATGCCCGCAAGGTTTTGTTCGCGCCCTTGGATATCGAGACTGCGGAATGGCAGTTTTCACCGCTGGGGCAGGCGCAGGGCGGCGGCGGGCTGGGTTTGAAAAGCCGTGACCTGCTCAAGCTCGGTCAGCTTTATGCTAATGGCGGCACATGGGGCGGGCAGCAGATTATTCCCGCCGCCTGGGTTAAGGCATCGGTTTCGCCGCAGGCCCAGGTCGATGATACGCGCAACTATGGTTACCTTTTGTGGCTTTATCCCTATGCCCATAAGGGCGTGTCACATCCGGCATGGCAGATGGCCGGCACCGGAGGCAACAAGGTGGTCGCTATTCCGGATCTGGATATGGTCATCACAATCACGACCACCAATTATGGCGTCCGGAATCCGCACGTCATCAGCGATAAGCTGATCAGTGACGTCATACTGGACGCTGTCGAACCCTGA
- a CDS encoding type III PLP-dependent enzyme, with protein sequence MENYQSALDLVRKQPPERPVALVRRAPVTVAAQWFRANFKGDVFYAVKANPSVWVLETLWAAGIRSFDVASIQEVELVRSTLPAARLAFMHPVKSRVSIARAYFDFGVRTFSLDTHEELAKILAATNNARDLNLIVRLATSGEGSNLPLTNKFGAQTHEAPSLLLAARQATQDLMGISFHVGSQCMRPTAYAAAMSAASRSLVRAGVFADIVDVGGGFPSVYPGMVPPALSEYMDVIDRAFNEMKVHETTELWAEPGRALVAESTSVLTKVELRKGDALYLNDGSYGNLFDATHAKWPFPVRLHRPDETHDDEQLKPFRFYGPTCNSIDSMPGPFWLPADVNEGDYVEIGMLGAYGVTMGTRFNGYGETETVFLDDAPMASLFGLGPRSVNNPRSVFDTEDNKVVRLNRPKGGKRGKKRVKAKA encoded by the coding sequence GTGGAAAACTACCAATCAGCCCTGGACCTGGTCCGCAAGCAGCCTCCGGAACGTCCCGTCGCCCTCGTGCGTCGCGCGCCCGTAACAGTTGCCGCGCAATGGTTCAGAGCCAATTTTAAAGGCGATGTCTTCTATGCCGTGAAGGCCAATCCGTCCGTGTGGGTGCTTGAAACCCTGTGGGCCGCTGGCATTCGCTCGTTCGATGTCGCGTCGATTCAGGAAGTCGAGCTGGTTCGCTCGACGCTTCCCGCCGCGCGTCTGGCCTTCATGCACCCGGTCAAGAGCCGGGTCTCGATCGCCCGCGCCTATTTCGATTTCGGCGTTCGCACCTTCTCGCTCGATACGCATGAGGAACTGGCCAAGATCCTGGCCGCGACCAACAATGCCCGCGACCTCAACCTGATCGTCCGCCTCGCCACCTCCGGCGAAGGCTCGAACCTGCCCCTGACCAACAAGTTCGGCGCCCAGACGCATGAAGCGCCGTCGCTGCTTCTGGCCGCGCGTCAGGCCACGCAGGACCTGATGGGAATTTCGTTCCACGTCGGGTCTCAGTGCATGCGCCCGACCGCCTATGCCGCCGCCATGTCCGCCGCTTCGCGGTCGCTGGTGCGCGCTGGTGTCTTTGCCGATATCGTTGATGTCGGTGGCGGCTTCCCGTCGGTCTATCCCGGCATGGTGCCGCCGGCGCTGTCCGAATATATGGATGTTATCGACCGCGCCTTCAACGAGATGAAGGTGCACGAAACCACCGAGCTGTGGGCCGAACCCGGCCGCGCTCTGGTGGCGGAATCGACCTCAGTCCTGACCAAGGTCGAGCTGCGCAAAGGCGACGCCCTCTATCTCAACGATGGCTCCTACGGCAATCTGTTCGACGCCACCCACGCCAAGTGGCCTTTCCCGGTGCGCCTGCATCGCCCTGACGAAACGCACGATGACGAGCAACTGAAGCCCTTCCGCTTCTATGGCCCGACCTGCAATTCCATTGACTCCATGCCCGGCCCGTTCTGGCTGCCAGCAGATGTCAATGAAGGCGATTATGTCGAAATCGGCATGCTCGGCGCCTATGGCGTTACCATGGGCACGCGCTTCAATGGCTATGGCGAAACCGAGACCGTCTTCCTGGATGACGCGCCTATGGCGTCGCTGTTCGGCCTCGGCCCACGCAGCGTCAACAATCCGCGCTCGGTCTTCGATACCGAAGACAACAAGGTCGTCCGCCTGAACCGTCCGAAGGGCGGCAAGCGCGGCAAGAAGCGCGTCAAGGCCAAGGCTTGA